A region of Plantactinospora sp. BC1 DNA encodes the following proteins:
- the leuC gene encoding 3-isopropylmalate dehydratase large subunit gives MVGVTPEPSSPRTLAEKVWDAHVVRSADGEPDLLYIDLHLLHEVTSPQAFDGLRMANRKVRRPDLTLATEDHNTPTGYDDPSFRSRRGDLLTIADPTSRTQIETLRRNCAEFGVKLHPLGDDNQGIVHVIGPQLGLTQPGLTIVCGDSHTATHGAFGALAFGIGTSEVEHVLATQTLPQIRPKTMAVTVVGELAPGVTAKDLVLALIAQVGTGGGRGHIVEYRGEAISGLSMEGRMTIANMSIEWGAKAGMIAPDETTFAYLKGRPNAPQGADWDAALEYWRTLPTDEGATFDSEVVLDAGRISPFVTWGTNPGQGTALNAAVPDPEDFVTDAEQAAARRALEYMDLKPGTRLRDVPVDVVFVGSCTNGRLEDLRAAADVLRGHRVADNVRMLVVPGSAAVREAAEQEGLDRVFAEAGAEWRFAGCSMCLGMNPDTLKPGQRSASTSNRNFEGRQGRGGRTHLVSPPVAAATAVVGRLAAPADL, from the coding sequence ATGGTGGGAGTCACTCCAGAGCCGTCCTCGCCCAGGACCTTGGCCGAGAAGGTCTGGGATGCTCACGTGGTGCGATCCGCTGACGGTGAGCCGGATCTGCTCTATATCGACCTGCACCTGCTGCACGAGGTGACCAGCCCGCAGGCCTTCGACGGGCTGCGGATGGCGAACCGCAAGGTCCGCCGCCCCGATCTCACGCTCGCGACCGAGGACCACAACACCCCGACCGGTTACGACGATCCGTCGTTCCGGTCCCGGCGCGGTGACCTGCTCACCATCGCCGACCCGACCTCGCGGACCCAGATCGAGACGCTGCGCCGCAACTGCGCCGAGTTCGGCGTCAAGCTGCACCCGCTCGGCGACGACAACCAGGGCATCGTGCACGTGATCGGGCCGCAGCTCGGCCTGACCCAGCCGGGCCTGACCATCGTGTGCGGCGACTCACACACGGCCACCCACGGCGCGTTCGGCGCGCTGGCCTTCGGGATCGGGACCAGTGAGGTCGAACACGTCCTCGCCACCCAGACCCTGCCGCAGATCCGTCCCAAGACCATGGCGGTGACCGTGGTCGGCGAGCTGGCTCCCGGGGTCACCGCCAAGGACCTGGTGCTGGCGCTGATCGCCCAGGTCGGCACCGGCGGCGGTCGCGGCCACATCGTCGAATACCGGGGCGAGGCGATCAGCGGGCTCTCCATGGAGGGCCGGATGACCATCGCCAACATGTCCATCGAGTGGGGTGCCAAGGCCGGGATGATCGCCCCGGACGAGACCACCTTCGCGTACCTGAAGGGGCGGCCGAACGCTCCGCAGGGCGCGGACTGGGACGCGGCGCTGGAATACTGGCGCACCCTGCCGACGGACGAGGGCGCGACCTTCGACAGCGAGGTGGTGCTCGACGCCGGCCGGATCAGCCCGTTCGTCACCTGGGGCACCAACCCGGGCCAGGGCACCGCGCTGAACGCCGCCGTGCCCGACCCGGAGGACTTCGTCACCGACGCGGAGCAGGCCGCCGCCCGGCGGGCCCTGGAATACATGGACCTCAAGCCCGGGACCCGGCTCCGGGACGTACCCGTGGACGTCGTCTTCGTCGGCTCCTGCACCAACGGCCGGTTGGAGGACCTCCGGGCCGCCGCCGACGTGCTGCGCGGGCACCGGGTCGCCGACAACGTGCGGATGCTGGTCGTACCCGGTTCGGCGGCGGTCCGCGAGGCGGCCGAGCAGGAGGGGCTGGACCGGGTCTTCGCCGAGGCGGGCGCCGAGTGGCGGTTCGCCGGCTGCTCCATGTGCCTGGGCATGAACCCGGACACCCTCAAGCCGGGCCAGCGCTCGGCCTCGACCTCCAACCGTAACTTCGAGGGCCGGCAGGGCCGGGGCGGGCGTACCCACCTGGTCTCGCCACCGGTCGCCGCCGCCACCGCCGTGGTGGGCCGGCTGGCCGCGCCGGCCGACCTGTGA
- a CDS encoding IclR family transcriptional regulator, with protein sequence MSGVGVLDKAVVILAACVDGASLAELVDRTKLPRATAHRLAQALEIHRMLVRDTQGRWRPGPRLGELANAAPDVLLTAAEPLLSALRDATGESAQLYLRRADERICVAAAERASGLRDTVPVGSVLPMTAGSAAQILLAWEPPEAVMPLLPRCKFTGRTLAEVRRRGWAQSVAEREAGVASVSSPIRDRTGRVIAAISISGPIERLGRRPGDRHAMAVVRAGQRLSGL encoded by the coding sequence ATGAGCGGTGTCGGCGTTCTCGACAAGGCGGTGGTCATCCTGGCCGCCTGCGTCGACGGCGCCAGCCTGGCCGAACTCGTCGATCGCACCAAGCTGCCCCGGGCCACGGCCCACCGCCTGGCCCAGGCCCTGGAGATCCACCGGATGCTGGTCCGGGACACCCAGGGACGCTGGCGCCCCGGGCCGCGCCTGGGCGAGCTGGCGAACGCCGCACCCGACGTACTGCTGACCGCGGCCGAGCCGCTGCTGTCGGCGCTGCGGGACGCGACGGGCGAAAGCGCCCAGCTCTATCTACGCCGGGCCGACGAGCGGATCTGCGTCGCCGCCGCCGAGCGGGCCAGCGGGCTGCGCGACACCGTGCCGGTCGGCTCGGTACTGCCGATGACGGCCGGTTCCGCCGCGCAGATCCTGCTCGCCTGGGAACCGCCGGAGGCGGTCATGCCACTCCTCCCCCGGTGCAAGTTCACCGGCCGCACCCTGGCCGAGGTACGCCGCCGGGGCTGGGCGCAGAGCGTCGCCGAACGGGAGGCCGGAGTGGCGAGCGTCTCCTCGCCGATTCGGGACCGCACCGGACGAGTGATCGCCGCGATCAGCATCTCCGGGCCGATCGAGCGGCTCGGCCGACGTCCCGGCGACCGGCACGCGATGGCCGTGGTACGCGCCGGCCAACGCCTGAGCGGCCTGTAA
- a CDS encoding fumarylacetoacetate hydrolase family protein, protein MRIARFAHAKGMSFGVVEGDPEGGPEGLTVAEIEGHPFGEIRFTTARWALADVRLLSPILPSKVVCVGRNYSEHAAELGNDVPAEPLLFLKPSTSVIGPRDAIRLPAQSKQVEHEAELAVVIGPPGARRADRAAAAQAIFGYTCANDVTARDLQRADGQWTRAKGFDSFCPLGPWISTGIDVSDVEVRCEVGRGADEMEVRQLGRTRDMVFDVATLVSYVSHVMTLLPGDVVLTGTPAGVSPIVDGDTVTVRIGGIGELSNPVVTLD, encoded by the coding sequence GTGCGTATCGCTCGTTTCGCTCATGCAAAGGGAATGTCGTTCGGCGTGGTCGAGGGTGACCCGGAGGGCGGCCCCGAGGGCCTGACGGTGGCCGAGATCGAGGGCCACCCGTTCGGCGAGATCCGGTTCACCACCGCCCGCTGGGCGCTGGCGGACGTCCGGCTGCTCTCGCCCATCCTGCCGAGCAAGGTGGTGTGTGTCGGACGCAACTACTCCGAGCACGCCGCCGAGCTGGGCAACGACGTACCGGCCGAGCCGCTGCTCTTCCTCAAGCCGTCGACCTCGGTGATCGGGCCCCGGGACGCGATCCGGTTGCCGGCCCAGTCCAAGCAGGTCGAGCACGAGGCCGAGCTGGCCGTGGTGATCGGGCCGCCGGGGGCGCGCCGGGCCGACCGGGCCGCCGCCGCCCAGGCCATCTTCGGCTACACCTGCGCCAACGACGTCACCGCGCGGGACCTGCAACGCGCGGACGGCCAGTGGACCCGGGCCAAGGGCTTCGACTCGTTCTGCCCGCTCGGCCCGTGGATCTCGACCGGGATCGACGTCAGCGACGTCGAGGTCCGCTGCGAGGTGGGTCGGGGTGCCGACGAGATGGAGGTACGCCAGCTCGGCCGGACCAGGGACATGGTCTTCGACGTCGCGACCCTGGTCTCCTACGTCTCCCACGTGATGACGCTGCTCCCGGGCGACGTGGTGCTGACCGGCACTCCGGCGGGGGTTAGTCCGATCGTGGACGGGGATACCGTCACGGTCCGCATCGGCGGTATCGGCGAACTGTCGAACCCGGTGGTGACCCTCGACTGA
- a CDS encoding 3-methyladenine DNA glycosylase encodes MTAALARTVVLDAADWRARRAAHERRVDEWLAPHLARRGSGTRHPVEDFLFTYYSHRPAQLRRWHPGAGVLLRDADPAEFGRDYRVEDDGLTLDTEAVRGRRGDSVDWIRTLLTRTAGRPGQFGCFGMHEWAMVYRQTQAEVRHNAWPLRLSPEQTARVVEANRIRCSHFDAYRFFTAPARPLNLLAPSRETQADNEQPGCLHANMDLYKWAYKLSPLVPGELVADAFALAREIRALDMRASPYDLAALGYPPVRVETPEGRAEYAAAQRGFAERAAALRARLLAALTPAGID; translated from the coding sequence GTGACCGCCGCTCTCGCCCGTACCGTCGTGCTCGACGCGGCGGACTGGCGTGCCCGGCGGGCGGCCCACGAGCGGCGGGTGGACGAGTGGCTGGCGCCGCACCTGGCCCGGCGCGGCAGCGGCACCCGTCATCCGGTGGAGGACTTCCTCTTCACCTACTACTCGCACCGGCCGGCGCAGCTGCGCCGCTGGCATCCCGGCGCCGGTGTGCTGCTCCGGGACGCCGACCCGGCCGAGTTCGGTCGGGACTACCGGGTCGAGGACGACGGCCTCACCCTGGACACCGAGGCGGTACGCGGGCGCCGGGGCGACTCCGTCGACTGGATCCGCACCCTGCTGACCCGGACCGCCGGCCGGCCCGGCCAGTTCGGCTGCTTCGGGATGCACGAGTGGGCCATGGTCTACCGGCAGACCCAGGCGGAGGTGCGGCACAACGCCTGGCCGCTGCGGCTCTCGCCCGAGCAGACCGCCCGGGTGGTGGAGGCCAACCGGATCCGGTGCAGCCACTTCGACGCGTACCGGTTCTTCACCGCGCCGGCCCGGCCGCTGAACCTGCTCGCCCCGAGCCGCGAGACGCAGGCCGACAACGAGCAGCCGGGCTGCCTGCACGCCAACATGGATCTCTACAAGTGGGCGTACAAGCTCTCCCCGCTGGTGCCGGGCGAACTGGTCGCCGACGCGTTCGCGCTGGCCCGGGAGATCCGCGCCCTGGACATGCGGGCCAGCCCGTACGACCTGGCCGCGCTCGGCTATCCGCCGGTCCGGGTGGAGACGCCCGAGGGCCGGGCCGAGTACGCCGCCGCCCAGCGCGGTTTCGCCGAGCGGGCCGCCGCGCTCCGGGCCCGGCTGCTCGCCGCGCTGACGCCGGCCGGGATCGACTGA
- a CDS encoding SDR family oxidoreductase: MSTPSAPATPNVRTAVVTGGSRGIGRRVVTRLAADGFAVVVGYAGNQVEAEAAVKEVETVGGRAIAVRADVADEHAVAELFDTAERTFGGIDVVVHVAARMPLAPLAELDLADLDSLHRTNIRGTFVVDQQAVRRLRPGGALVNFSSSVVGLAFPNYSAYAASKGAVEAMTLVLAREMRGRDVTVNVVAPGPTATDLFLGANSPERIAQLAAQPPLERLGTPDDIAEVVAFLVSPAGHWVNGQVLRANGGII, encoded by the coding sequence GTGTCCACCCCGTCCGCCCCCGCCACCCCGAACGTTCGTACCGCCGTCGTCACCGGCGGCTCACGCGGCATCGGCCGCCGGGTCGTCACCCGGCTCGCCGCCGACGGCTTCGCCGTCGTGGTCGGCTACGCCGGCAACCAGGTCGAGGCCGAGGCCGCGGTCAAGGAGGTCGAGACGGTCGGCGGCCGGGCGATCGCCGTACGGGCCGACGTGGCCGACGAGCACGCCGTCGCCGAACTCTTCGACACCGCCGAGCGGACCTTCGGCGGCATCGACGTGGTCGTGCACGTGGCCGCCCGGATGCCGCTCGCCCCGCTCGCCGAACTCGACCTGGCCGACCTGGACAGTCTGCACCGGACCAACATCCGGGGCACCTTCGTCGTCGACCAGCAGGCGGTACGCCGGCTCCGCCCCGGCGGCGCGCTGGTCAACTTCTCCTCCTCGGTCGTCGGCCTCGCCTTCCCGAACTACAGCGCCTACGCCGCCAGCAAGGGCGCGGTCGAGGCGATGACCCTGGTGCTGGCCCGGGAGATGCGCGGCCGGGACGTCACCGTCAACGTCGTCGCACCCGGGCCGACCGCCACCGACCTCTTCCTGGGGGCCAACAGCCCGGAGCGGATCGCCCAGCTGGCGGCCCAGCCACCGCTGGAGCGGCTCGGTACCCCGGACGACATCGCCGAGGTGGTGGCCTTCCTGGTCAGCCCGGCCGGGCACTGGGTCAACGGCCAGGTGCTGCGGGCCAACGGCGGGATCATCTGA
- a CDS encoding TetR/AcrR family transcriptional regulator yields the protein MDTRTRILRAAADLLARSPEADLLTRAVCEAAGVGAPVLYRQFGDKEGLLAAVVDYGYEQYLSDKRAAVPSDDPVRDLRNGWDNHVSFALENPNFYRLMYSPGLSTPPAAATEAHQLLLGVLERCAAAGRLRISPQLAAQMVMPATVGVALLLITRPTIYTDAAQVSARVREAVVTAIVTPDPSAGRERTAEPGGEVAVAAANLGALLPTLPDSPLSAAETGLLLEWLTRLADRPVTG from the coding sequence GTGGATACGAGAACGCGGATTCTGCGGGCTGCGGCCGACCTGCTGGCCCGCTCCCCGGAGGCGGACCTGCTGACCCGGGCGGTCTGCGAGGCCGCCGGGGTGGGCGCGCCGGTGCTCTACCGCCAGTTCGGTGACAAGGAGGGGCTGCTCGCCGCCGTGGTCGACTACGGCTACGAGCAGTACCTCTCCGACAAGCGGGCCGCCGTCCCGTCGGACGACCCGGTCCGGGACCTGCGCAACGGCTGGGACAACCACGTCTCGTTCGCGCTGGAGAACCCGAACTTCTACCGCCTGATGTACTCACCCGGACTCTCCACCCCGCCGGCCGCCGCGACCGAGGCGCACCAACTCCTGCTCGGCGTCCTCGAACGCTGCGCCGCGGCCGGCCGGCTCCGGATCAGTCCGCAGCTCGCCGCCCAGATGGTGATGCCGGCGACCGTGGGGGTCGCACTGCTGCTGATCACCCGCCCGACCATCTACACCGACGCCGCCCAGGTGTCGGCCCGGGTACGCGAGGCGGTCGTCACGGCCATCGTCACCCCGGATCCCTCCGCCGGTCGGGAGCGCACCGCCGAACCGGGCGGCGAGGTGGCGGTGGCCGCCGCGAACCTCGGCGCGCTGCTGCCGACGCTGCCGGACAGTCCGCTCTCGGCGGCCGAGACCGGCCTGCTGCTGGAGTGGCTGACCCGACTCGCCGACCGGCCCGTCACCGGCTGA
- a CDS encoding aminotransferase class V-fold PLP-dependent enzyme, giving the protein MDLAEARQLWKPEPGWLNTASYGLPPEPAWEALQAALADWRTGRTSWEGWDESTARSRAAFAQLVGVPVSDVTVGATVSQLLAPVGAALPAGATVLVPEVEFTSNLFPWLVQAERGVRVRTVPVDRLAEAVDADTDLVAFSLVQSADGTVARYDEILAAAEAHDALVVVDATQGCGWLPFDAGRADVVAVGAYKWLMAPRGAAFGYLAPRIRDRITPLAANWYAGSDPHASYYGPPLRLADDARRFDLSPAWFCFVGAAPALELLVEVGPPAIREHNVGLANRFLAGLGQPPRDSAIVTVDVPGAAEKLAAAGVRAAVRAGRVRASFHLYSSDHDVDLALAALTS; this is encoded by the coding sequence GTGGATCTAGCCGAGGCGCGACAGTTGTGGAAACCGGAGCCGGGCTGGCTGAACACCGCCAGCTACGGGCTACCGCCGGAGCCGGCCTGGGAGGCGCTCCAGGCCGCCCTCGCCGACTGGCGCACCGGGCGTACCTCCTGGGAGGGGTGGGACGAGTCCACCGCCCGGTCCCGGGCCGCCTTCGCCCAGCTGGTCGGCGTACCGGTCTCGGACGTGACCGTCGGGGCGACCGTCTCCCAACTGCTCGCCCCGGTCGGTGCCGCGCTGCCCGCCGGAGCCACCGTGCTGGTGCCCGAGGTGGAGTTCACCTCCAACCTCTTCCCCTGGCTGGTCCAGGCCGAGCGCGGGGTACGGGTCCGCACCGTGCCGGTCGACCGGCTCGCCGAGGCGGTCGACGCCGACACCGACCTCGTCGCGTTCAGCCTGGTCCAGTCGGCGGACGGCACCGTCGCCCGGTACGACGAGATCCTGGCCGCCGCCGAGGCGCACGACGCGCTGGTGGTGGTCGACGCCACCCAGGGCTGCGGCTGGCTGCCCTTCGACGCCGGCCGGGCGGACGTGGTCGCCGTCGGCGCGTACAAGTGGCTGATGGCGCCGCGCGGGGCGGCGTTCGGCTATCTGGCGCCCCGGATCCGGGACCGGATCACCCCGCTCGCCGCCAACTGGTACGCCGGCTCCGACCCGCACGCCTCCTACTACGGGCCGCCGCTGCGGCTGGCCGACGACGCCCGCCGGTTCGACCTCTCCCCCGCCTGGTTCTGCTTCGTCGGCGCGGCCCCGGCCCTGGAACTCCTCGTCGAGGTGGGACCGCCGGCGATCCGGGAGCACAACGTCGGGTTGGCCAACCGGTTCCTGGCCGGGCTCGGCCAGCCGCCCCGGGACAGCGCGATCGTCACCGTGGACGTGCCCGGTGCGGCGGAGAAGCTGGCGGCGGCGGGTGTCCGGGCGGCGGTCCGGGCCGGCCGGGTACGCGCCTCGTTCCACCTCTACTCCAGCGACCACGACGTCGACCTGGCCCTGGCCGCCCTGACCTCCTGA
- the arfB gene encoding alternative ribosome rescue aminoacyl-tRNA hydrolase ArfB, whose amino-acid sequence MAPLTIRPGLVIPEAELNWRFSRSSGPGGQGVNTTDSRAELSFDVANSTALPERLRARALDRLGGRLVDGVLTISASEHRAQLRNREAALARLAALLADAVAPPPPPRRPTKPSRGAKERRLAEKKRRSQLKQTRRRDVD is encoded by the coding sequence ATGGCACCCCTGACCATCCGACCGGGTCTCGTCATCCCGGAGGCGGAACTGAACTGGCGGTTCTCCCGGTCCAGCGGCCCGGGCGGACAGGGCGTGAACACCACCGACTCCCGGGCGGAACTCTCCTTCGACGTGGCGAACTCGACGGCGCTGCCGGAGCGGCTCAGGGCCCGGGCGCTGGACCGGCTGGGCGGGCGGCTCGTCGACGGGGTACTGACGATCTCGGCGTCGGAGCACCGGGCCCAGCTCCGCAACCGGGAGGCCGCGCTGGCCCGGCTCGCCGCGCTGCTGGCGGACGCGGTCGCGCCGCCACCGCCGCCGAGGCGGCCCACCAAACCGAGTCGCGGCGCCAAGGAGCGCCGGCTCGCCGAGAAGAAGCGCCGCAGCCAGCTCAAGCAGACGCGCCGCCGCGACGTGGACTGA
- a CDS encoding S1C family serine protease, with product MATQTGLGEPRGPWFISPELEPDGRAVPGVPGAGLPERAARRRRALLAALAVVALSIGSGGLAGGWVASQEPPGQPGKAAQAALPADLVAAAAQVVPGVVSVMVAGGGKSASGSGFAIDDLQHIVTNDHIVARGGGGEPDGAVMVETSDGRQFPARLVGRDSSSDIAVLRVPPSAGLTALPLAKPGATRVGEPVLAVGSPLGLAGTVTAGIVSALDRQVKLGDNRHSAVQTDASINPGNSGGPLVNARGEVVGVNTAIATIDGSGSIGIGFAIPIEQVQQTADTIIGKGG from the coding sequence ATGGCAACGCAGACCGGACTCGGCGAACCCCGCGGTCCATGGTTCATCTCACCCGAACTGGAACCGGACGGGCGAGCAGTTCCGGGCGTACCCGGTGCGGGGCTGCCGGAGCGGGCGGCCCGGCGGCGGCGGGCGCTGCTCGCCGCGCTGGCGGTGGTCGCGCTCTCCATCGGCTCCGGCGGCCTGGCCGGCGGCTGGGTGGCCAGCCAGGAGCCCCCGGGGCAGCCGGGCAAGGCGGCGCAGGCGGCGCTGCCGGCCGACCTGGTGGCCGCGGCCGCGCAGGTGGTGCCCGGCGTCGTCTCGGTGATGGTGGCCGGGGGTGGCAAGTCGGCCAGCGGCTCCGGGTTCGCCATCGACGACCTACAGCACATCGTCACCAACGACCACATCGTGGCCCGGGGCGGCGGCGGGGAGCCCGACGGCGCGGTGATGGTGGAGACCTCGGACGGCCGGCAGTTCCCGGCCCGGCTCGTCGGCCGGGACTCCAGCAGCGACATCGCCGTGCTCCGGGTGCCGCCGTCGGCCGGACTGACGGCGCTGCCGCTGGCCAAGCCCGGCGCCACCCGGGTCGGCGAGCCGGTCCTCGCGGTCGGCTCGCCGCTGGGGCTCGCCGGCACGGTGACCGCCGGCATCGTCAGCGCGCTGGACCGTCAGGTGAAGCTCGGCGACAACCGGCACAGCGCGGTGCAGACCGACGCCTCCATCAATCCGGGCAACTCGGGTGGTCCGCTGGTCAACGCCCGGGGCGAGGTCGTGGGGGTGAACACCGCGATCGCCACCATCGACGGCAGCGGGTCGATCGGGATCGGTTTCGCCATCCCGATCGAGCAGGTGCAGCAGACGGCGGACACCATCATCGGCAAGGGCGGCTGA
- a CDS encoding VWA domain-containing protein, whose amino-acid sequence MTWQSPERLLLLLGVLGLGIWYVVLQRRRSRYAVRFTNLRLLDRVAPDRPSWRRHLPAGLFLAMMALLVVGFARPEAEVRVPRERATVMVAVDVSTSMLATDVEPDRLAAAKSAAHRFAETLPDEFNVGLVAFAGSAAVLVPPGTDRSVLHSGIRRLAEGSTGVQGTAIGEAIGTSLEAIKTFDTQAAKNPPPARIVLLSDGANTSGRDPMDAADEAVQVGVPVHTISFGTAAGYVARGGRPIRVPVDGQTLRAVAEQTKGGYHEAGSSAELRAVYEDIGTSVGYRTEKQDISARFIGIGLLLALAAAGGSMAWFSRLP is encoded by the coding sequence ATGACGTGGCAGTCTCCGGAGCGGCTCCTGCTGCTGCTCGGCGTGCTCGGGCTCGGCATCTGGTACGTCGTGCTGCAACGGCGCCGCAGCCGGTACGCCGTCCGCTTCACCAACCTGCGGCTGCTGGACCGGGTCGCGCCGGACCGGCCGTCCTGGCGCCGACACCTGCCGGCCGGGTTGTTCCTGGCCATGATGGCACTGCTGGTGGTCGGCTTCGCCCGGCCGGAGGCGGAGGTCAGGGTGCCCCGGGAGCGGGCCACCGTGATGGTCGCGGTGGACGTCTCGACCTCGATGCTCGCCACCGACGTCGAACCGGACCGGCTGGCGGCGGCGAAGTCGGCGGCGCACCGGTTCGCCGAGACGCTGCCGGACGAGTTCAACGTCGGGCTGGTCGCCTTCGCCGGCAGTGCGGCGGTACTCGTGCCGCCGGGCACCGACCGTTCGGTGCTGCACTCCGGGATCAGGCGGCTCGCCGAGGGGAGCACCGGGGTGCAGGGCACCGCGATCGGCGAGGCGATCGGCACCTCGCTGGAGGCGATCAAGACCTTCGACACCCAGGCCGCGAAGAACCCGCCGCCGGCCCGGATCGTGCTGCTCTCCGACGGGGCGAACACCTCCGGACGCGACCCGATGGACGCGGCCGACGAGGCGGTGCAGGTGGGGGTACCGGTGCACACCATCTCGTTCGGCACCGCCGCCGGCTATGTCGCCCGGGGCGGCCGGCCGATCCGGGTACCGGTGGACGGCCAGACCCTGCGGGCGGTCGCCGAGCAGACCAAGGGCGGCTACCACGAGGCGGGCAGCAGTGCCGAGTTGCGGGCCGTGTACGAGGACATCGGGACATCGGTCGGCTACCGCACGGAGAAGCAGGACATCTCCGCCCGGTTCATCGGCATCGGGCTGCTGCTGGCCCTGGCGGCGGCGGGCGGCTCGATGGCGTGGTTCTCCCGACTGCCGTAG
- a CDS encoding DUF58 domain-containing protein: MPAHSGDPTLAQLAPEHRLRRLELLVTRRLDGLLHGQHLGLLPGPGSEFTGAREYRPGEDEVRRMDWAVTARTTLPHVREVDADRELTTWLLVDSTPSMDFGTAELDKRELAVAATAAVGFLTAGVGNRLGAHLLDGTGIRRFPARTGRNHLLGLLNMLLAAHRRDTSGTAPSFADAVTTLHRATTGRGLVVLVSDFLDGLPETEGGTPAWERAVRRLGVRHQVLAVEIVDPRELELPDVGLVTLVDPETGRRREVSTADRRLRERYAAAAAGQRELVRQALRRSGAAHLSLRTDRDWVADIVRHVHTQRRLAGTARPPTAAVRGGTA, from the coding sequence GTGCCCGCGCACAGCGGCGACCCCACGCTGGCACAGCTCGCCCCCGAGCACCGGCTGCGCCGGCTGGAACTGCTGGTCACCCGGCGGCTCGACGGGCTGCTGCACGGCCAGCACCTCGGCCTGCTCCCCGGCCCCGGCAGCGAGTTCACCGGCGCCCGGGAATACCGGCCCGGCGAGGACGAGGTACGCCGGATGGACTGGGCGGTGACCGCCCGGACCACCCTGCCGCACGTCCGGGAGGTGGACGCGGACCGGGAACTGACCACCTGGCTGCTCGTCGACTCCACCCCCAGCATGGACTTCGGCACCGCCGAGCTGGACAAGCGGGAACTCGCGGTGGCCGCGACGGCGGCGGTCGGCTTCCTCACCGCCGGGGTGGGCAACCGGCTCGGCGCCCACCTGCTCGACGGCACCGGGATCCGCCGCTTCCCGGCCCGGACCGGCCGGAACCACCTGCTGGGCCTGCTCAACATGCTGCTCGCGGCGCACCGGCGCGACACGTCCGGGACGGCCCCGTCGTTCGCCGACGCGGTGACCACACTGCACCGGGCCACCACCGGCCGGGGCCTGGTGGTGCTGGTCTCCGACTTCCTCGACGGGCTGCCCGAGACCGAGGGCGGCACGCCGGCCTGGGAGCGGGCCGTGCGGCGGCTCGGGGTACGCCACCAGGTGCTGGCGGTCGAGATCGTCGACCCGCGTGAACTGGAGCTGCCGGACGTCGGACTGGTCACGCTGGTCGACCCGGAGACGGGCCGGCGGCGTGAGGTGTCCACGGCGGACCGTCGGCTCCGCGAGCGGTACGCCGCCGCAGCGGCCGGCCAGCGCGAACTGGTCCGGCAGGCGCTGCGCCGCTCGGGCGCCGCGCACCTGTCGCTGCGTACCGACCGGGACTGGGTCGCGGACATCGTCCGGCACGTACACACCCAGCGGCGGCTGGCCGGCACGGCCCGCCCGCCCACGGCAGCGGTACGGGGAGGCACGGCATGA